A window of Candidatus Coatesbacteria bacterium genomic DNA:
GCGGCCAGTGAGGGCAGAACGAAGACGGGCAGCAGGTTCCAGGCCGGGGCGACGGGGAAGAGCAGCAGGACGGCCGCGGCGAGCTGGGCGGCGGCGTGGACGGCGGCGCCGCTGAGCGACAGGCCCACCGGACTCAACCGGCGCGGATACAGCGGCCGCAGGACGCTCATCACCGCCCAACTGGCCAGGGAGCCGGCCAGGTTGAACAGGATGATCGGCGTGGCCAGCGTACCCAGGAACAGGGAGCCCAACAGGGTGCGCGTCAGGCTGAGCTTCAGCGCCGGGAGGGGGCCGTCGCGCAGCAGGACCAGCAGGATGACCACGTTGGAAAGGCCCAGACGGAACCACGGCGCCGGTCGCGGCAGCAGGCC
This region includes:
- a CDS encoding heptaprenyl diphosphate synthase, with translation MNAPQASTPSPVSRRFERYREVGLLGLALALYVLEGLLPRPAPWFRLGLSNVVILLVLLRDGPLPALKLSLTRTLLGSLFLGTLATPIILFNLAGSLASWAVMSVLRPLYPRRLSPVGLSLSGAAVHAAAQLAAAVLLLFPVAPAWNLLPVFVLPSLAAGVVVGLITAALLPPPQAVERFQPDQG